From Phocoena phocoena chromosome 16, mPhoPho1.1, whole genome shotgun sequence, a single genomic window includes:
- the KCNK18 gene encoding LOW QUALITY PROTEIN: potassium channel subfamily K member 18 (The sequence of the model RefSeq protein was modified relative to this genomic sequence to represent the inferred CDS: inserted 1 base in 1 codon; deleted 1 base in 1 codon), with translation MEAAGPPQDRRCCWEALRKIFPRLCFHCSLVTYALVGAALFSAIEGSQDLGADDPEFEEFLEKLCDILKCNRTVEEGGKQGLGKLLQQVKPQWFSGSAGRSFLSSLFLLPTFFSLGTIGYGNTYPVTRLGKHLCVLCALFGVPVMFLVLSDTGDILATILSMSYHQFQKLXFLPPPLPKWRSGPPCERRPDISPVDEAIPRIAINDPELPGPKPGPSIPSSNMELFERLLAREKGNTLQVPPQAMEGSSSCLELVFGRLSYSIINNLDEAGRQEERLDIPLPIIALVVVAYISCAAAILPIWEKQPHFENAFYFCFVTLTTIGFGDIAFEQPHFLFFSIYIIVGMEIVCMAFKLVQNSLIHIYRNVMLFFANGKCYNPVKK, from the exons ATGGAGGCTGCGGGGCCGCCTCAAGATAGGAGGTGCTGCTGGGAGGCCCTGAGGAAAATCTTCCCTCGCCTCTGCTTCCACTGCTCCCTGGTGACGTACGCGCTGGTGGGTGCCGCGCTCTTCTCAGCCATTGAGGGCAGCCAGGACCTGGGGGCAGATGACCCGGAGTTTGAGGAGTTCCTGGAGAAGCTCTGTGACATCTTGAAATGCAACAGAACAG TTGAGGAAGGTGGGAAGCAGGGTCTCGGGAAGCTGCTGCAGCAGGTGAAGCCCCAGTGGTTTAGCGGGTCTGCAGGCCGGTCCTTCCTGAGCTCACTCTTTCTGCTGCCCA CGTTTTTTAGCCTTGGCACTATTG GTTACGGCAACACCTACCCTGTCACCAGGCTTGGCAAGCACCTGTGCGTGCTCTGTGCTCTCTTTGGCGTCCCCGTGATGTTCCTGGTCCTCTCAGACACAGGCGACATCCTGGCAACCATCTTATCCATGTCCTACCACCAATTCCAAAAAC ctttcctcccccctccccttcccaagtGGCGCTCCGGACCCCCCTGCGAAAGAAGACCTGACATCAGTCCCGTAGACGAAGCCATCCCGAGGATTGCCATCAACGACCCAGAGCTCCCGGGCCCCAAACCTGGCCCCTCAATCCCAAGCAGCAACATGGAGCTGTTCGAGAGACTTCTAGCACGAGAGAAAGGGAACACACTGCAGGTGCCCCCTCAGGCCATGGAGGGGAGCTCTTCGTGTCTTGAGCTGGTGTTCGGGAGACTCTCGTACTCCATCATCAACAACCTGGATGAGGCGGGGCGGCAGGAGGAGAGGCTGGACATC CCCCTCCCCATCATCGCCCTCGTGGTCGTCGCCTACATTTCCTGTGCAGCTGCCATCCTCCCCATCTGGGAGAAGCAGCCTCACTTCGAAAATGCCTTCTATTTCTGCTTCGTCACACTGACCACCATTGGGTTTGGGGACATTGCTTTCGAACAGCCTCACTTCTTGTTCTTCTCCATTTATATCATCGTTGGGATGGAGATTGTGTGCATGGCTTTCAAGTTGGTGCAAAACAGTCTGATTCACATCTACAGAAATGTCATGCTGTTCTTTGCAAATGGAAAGTGTTACAATCCTGTTAAAAAGTGA